From the Scophthalmus maximus strain ysfricsl-2021 chromosome 11, ASM2237912v1, whole genome shotgun sequence genome, one window contains:
- the LOC118299308 gene encoding high mobility group-T protein, translating to MGKDLKKPKGKMSSYAYFVQTCREEHKKKHPEASVNFSEFSKKCSERWKTMSQKEKGKFEDMAKLDKVRYEGEMKHYIPPKGQKNKRFKDPNAPKRPPSAFFLFCADFRSKVKGEHPGLSIGSTAKKLGEMWNGLSAEDKQPYEKKAAKLKEKYDKDIIAYRTKGKVDSAAAAAADDDDDDDEEGDDDDDDDDDDDDDE from the exons ATGGGGAAGGATCTGAAGAAGCCGAAGGGCAAAATGTCCTCATATGCCTACTTTGTGCAAACGTGCAGAGAGGAGCACAAGAAGAAACACCCTGAAGCCAGTGTCAACTTTTCAGAGTTCTCCAAGAAATGCTCCGAGCGGTGGaag ACAATgtcacagaaagagaaaggcaAGTTTGAAGACATGGCCAAACTAGACAAGGTGCGCTATGAGGGGGAAATGAAGCATTATATTCCCCCCAAGGGCCAGAAGAATAAGCGATTCAAGGACCCAAATGCCCCCAAGAGACCACC gTCTGCATTCTTTCTGTTCTGTGCGGACTTTCGCtccaaggtcaaaggtgagcACCCTGGACTTTCCATCGGGAGCACAGCAAAAAAGTTGGGAGAGATGTGGAACGGCTTATCTGCAGAGGACAAGCAGCCGTATGAGAAGAAGGCTGCCAAGTTGAAGGAGAAATACGACAAg GATATTATCGCTTACCGCACAAAGGGCAAAGTGGACtccgcagcagctgcagcagcagacgatgacgacgacgatgatgaggagggagatgacgacgacgatgatgatgacgacgatgacgacgacgagtAG